A single region of the Hyphomicrobiales bacterium genome encodes:
- a CDS encoding conserved membrane hypothetical protein (Evidence 4 : Unknown function but conserved in other organisms) produces MPISLIDRLFMILGAVAGLAGVAAAAAATHVTGGGTLSTAADFLLFHAPVLLAIAIADHVGLGRAGLLRLGGVLVVLGLIGFSGDLAMRALAGTPLFTMAAPTGGTLLMIAWVAIGLSALIPRRT; encoded by the coding sequence ATGCCAATCTCTCTGATAGACCGGTTGTTCATGATCCTCGGCGCTGTCGCCGGCCTTGCCGGTGTCGCGGCGGCCGCCGCGGCAACCCACGTCACGGGCGGCGGCACCCTGAGCACGGCGGCCGATTTCCTGCTCTTCCACGCGCCCGTCCTCCTGGCTATCGCCATAGCCGATCATGTCGGCCTCGGACGCGCCGGATTGTTGCGCCTCGGCGGCGTGCTCGTCGTTCTCGGCCTCATCGGCTTCAGCGGCGATCTCGCGATGCGCGCGCTTGCAGGCACGCCCCTCTTCACGATGGCGGCCCCCACCGGCGGTACGCTGCTGATGATCGCCTGGGTCGCCATCGGCCTGTCCGCGCTCATTCCGCGGCGCACTTGA
- the map gene encoding methionine aminopeptidase yields MTLQYSTQVDVTGRPVPIHGKEAFAGMRRAGRLAAETLDFITPAVRAGVSTAELDALCEEFMRKAGAVPATIGYKGYRHASCISVNHVVTHGIPSDKLLSEGDILNIDVTPILDGWYGDSSRMYLVGEVSVKAARLVHTTYESMMAGIAQVKPGNTLGDVGHAIEAIALRERFSVVEDFCGHGLGQVFHDAPQVVHYGEPGTGVVLEPGMLFTIEPMLNAGKAGVKVLGDGWTAVTRDRSLSAQFEHTVGVTETGVEIFTQSPKGFTEPPYTAT; encoded by the coding sequence GTGACGCTCCAGTATTCCACCCAGGTCGACGTGACAGGTCGTCCCGTTCCGATTCATGGCAAGGAAGCGTTTGCCGGCATGCGCCGCGCCGGCCGGCTGGCCGCGGAAACCCTCGACTTCATCACCCCGGCTGTCCGGGCCGGCGTGTCGACGGCGGAGCTCGACGCCCTGTGCGAGGAGTTCATGCGCAAGGCCGGCGCCGTACCGGCGACGATCGGCTACAAGGGTTACCGCCATGCGAGCTGCATTTCGGTCAACCACGTCGTGACCCACGGCATTCCCTCCGACAAGCTGCTCTCGGAGGGCGACATCCTCAATATCGACGTGACGCCCATCCTCGACGGTTGGTATGGCGACTCGAGCCGCATGTATCTCGTCGGCGAGGTTTCGGTGAAGGCCGCGCGCCTCGTACACACCACCTATGAGTCGATGATGGCGGGCATAGCCCAGGTAAAACCGGGCAACACCCTCGGCGACGTTGGCCACGCCATCGAGGCTATCGCCCTGCGCGAACGCTTTTCCGTGGTCGAGGATTTCTGCGGCCATGGTCTTGGTCAGGTCTTCCATGACGCGCCACAGGTCGTGCATTATGGCGAGCCCGGCACGGGCGTCGTGCTCGAACCCGGCATGCTCTTCACCATCGAGCCCATGCTGAACGCGGGCAAAGCCGGCGTAAAGGTACTGGGCGATGGCTGGACCGCCGTGACCCGGGACCGGTCGCTCTCCGCACAGTTCGAGCACACCGTCGGTGTGACGGAGACGGGCGTCGAGATCTTCACCCAGTCGCCGAAAGGCTTCACCGAGCCCCCCTACACCGCCACCTGA